A window of Cryptomeria japonica chromosome 3, Sugi_1.0, whole genome shotgun sequence contains these coding sequences:
- the LOC131067192 gene encoding F-box/kelch-repeat protein At5g15710-like, whose product MEIELNEMELKSVTALERGRDDHDISKLGRDMKEMVFAKLSFETICSSRAVCKEWNSILSSHSFLSLPIQNPWLLICDKKIDGNWSCMAYHFSAQKWIPLPLYFLPNLRHHNIRDLSGTGQGLLLFRETPTPQLFVCNPLIKSYREIKLDLTDKFIHIVERGNNGPYLVVWSHSNLFFFQIYHYFQDSWRIKFQFEGESVSNILCREIVECNGVIFWRGISPRTIVGYNIKDEGFIKPVTVAPLPHQMDGPDVHILSMVSYGNSVLVVGFTTPIRPLRRTIILDRPMFANCPMFVGMVIWELFEDEDEEDELVWKWEEFASMPLPQFLKEGDQICVCVGDYLCFSSKWGGESATVFAYNLKEGFWHCLPPCNSYYREERMIMSFEPKFNSYPILGKSRE is encoded by the coding sequence ATGGAGATAGAATTAAACGAAATGGAGCTAAAATCTGTTACAGCACTTGAAAGAGGCAGAGACGACCATGATATATCTAAGTTGGGTCGGGATATGAAGGAAATGGTATTTGCAAAGCTTTCATTTGAAACAATCTGTAGTTCTCGGGCAGTTTGTAAAGAATGGAATTCCATATTGTCTTCACATAGTTTTCTATCACTGCCCATCCAAAATCCATGGCTTCTTATCTGTGATAAAAAAATAGATGGAAATTGGTCCTGCATGGCCTACCATTTTTCGGCACAAAAATGGATTCCACTCCCTCTCTATTTTCTCCCAAATCTTCGGCACCACAATATAAGAGATTTATCAGGCACAGGGCAAGGGTTACTGCTTTTTCGAGAAACGCCCACTCCACAATTATTTGTTTGCAATCCCCTCATAAAATCTTACAGAGAGATAAAGTTAGATTTGACTGACAAATTTATCCATATTGTAGAGCGAGGAAACAACGGGCCTTATTTAGTAGTGTGGTCCCACTCTAATTTGTTTTTCTTCCAGATTTACCACTACTTTCAAGACTCATGGAGGATTAAGTTTCAGTTCGAAGGGGAAAGTGTGTCTAATATATTATGTCGTGAAATTGTTGAGTGCAATGGCGTTATTTTCTGGAGGGGAATATCGCCTCGGACTATTGTAGGTTACAATATCAAAGATGAGGGTTTCATCAAGCCTGTTACAGTAGCTCCATTACCTCATCAAATGGATGGACCTGATGTCCATATTTTGTCTATGGTTTCATATGGTAACTCCGTTCTTGTGGTGGGGTTCACAACACCAATTCGGCCGCTTCGCAGAACTATTATACTTGACAGGCCGATGTTTGCTAACTGTCCGATGTTTGTTGGAATGGTTATCTGGGAGCTgtttgaggatgaggatgaggaagatgagTTGGTTTGGAAGTGGGAAGAGTTTGCAAGTATGCCATTGCCTCAATTTCTAAAGGAAGGGGATCAGATCTGTGTTTGTGTAGGAGATTACCTGTGCTTTAGCAGTAAATGGGGAGGTGAAAGTGCAACGGTGTTTGCATATAATCTAAAGGAAGGGTTTTGGCATTGCCTTCCTCCGTGTAATAGTTATTACAGGGAGGAACGGATGATCATGTCGTTTGAACCGAAGTTCAACAGTTATCCGATCTTAGGAAAATCAAGAGAATGA